The Streptomyces sp. R28 region ACGTGCACGCCACCGGTCCCCGCCCCCTCCCTTCCCCTTCGGCGTCCGGCGAGGACCCCGCCCTGATCGTCTACACCTCCGGCACCACCGGCCCGCCCAAGGGCGCCGTGATCCCGCGCCGGGCCGTCGCGCACACCCTGGACGCGCTCGCCGACGCCTGGCAGTGGACCGGCGAGGACGTACTCGTCCACGGTCTGCCCCTGTTCCACGTCCACGGCCTGGTCCTCGGCATCCTCGGCCCGCTGCGCCGCGGCGGATCCGTACGGCACCTGGGCAGGTTCAGCACGGAGGGTGTGGCGCGCGAGCTGAACGAGGGCGCGACCATGGTGTTCGGCGTGCCGACGATGTACCACCGCATCGCCCAGGCGCTCCCCGAGGAACCGGGCCTGGCGCAGGCGCTGGGCAAGGCCCGCCTCCTCGTCTCGGGCTCGGCCGCGCTCCCCGTGCACGACCACGAGCGGATCACGGCCGCGACCGGGCAGCGGGTCGTCGAGCGGTACGGCATGACGGAGACGCTCATGAACACCAGCGTCCGCGCGGACGGCGAGCCGAGGGCCGGGACGGTGGGCCTGCCGCTGCCGGGCGTGGAGCTGCGGCTCGTGGAGGAGGACGGGACGCCGATCACGTCGTACGACGGCGAGACCGTGGGCGAGATCCAGGTGCGCGGCCCGAACCTGTTCACCGAGTACCTGAACCGCCCCGACGCGACGACCGCCGCTTTCACGCAGGACGGCTGGTTCCGCACCGGCGACATGGCGGTACGCGACCCCGACGGCTACGTCCGGATCGTCGGCCGCAAGGCCACCGACCTGATCAAGAGCGGGGGTTACAAGATCGGGGCGGGCGAGATCGAGAACGCGCTCCTCGAACACGCGGGTGTGCGGGAGGCGGCCGTCACCGGCGAACCGGACGCCGACCTGGGCGAGCGGATCGTGGCGTGGATCGTCCCGGCGGATCCCCAATCACCGCCCGCGGCAGAGGAGTTGGCGGACCACGTCGCCGCCCGCCTGGCCCCGCACAAGCGCCCGCGCAAGGTCCACTACCTCGACGCCCTCCCCCGCAACGACATGGGGAAGATCATGAAGCGGGCCCTGACCCATGACTGAGCGGCGCCTGTCGGCACGCGAGGTCATCGCGCGACTCGCCGACGACTCCACGTTCACCGAACTCCCAAACCCCGAAAGGCAGTCCGGGCCCGACGGCCCCCTCTCCTGGCAGGGCTACGGCGCCTCACGCGCGCGTGCCGCCGAGCGCACCGGCGAGGAGGAGTCGGTCGTCTGCGGCACCGCGAGCGTGGCGGGCACGCGGGCCGTGCTGCTGGCCTTCGAGTTCGGCTTCCTGGGCGGCTCCCTCGGCGAACGCACCGGGGACCGGCTGGAGGCGGCGTACGCGTACGCCCGCGCCCACCGCCTCCCCGTCGTCCCGCTGGTCGCCACGGGCGGCAGCAGGATGCAGGAGGGCATGGTGGCGCTGACCCAGCTCCAGCGCGTGGCACGGCAGTCGGCGCTCACCCGGGAGGCGGGCCTGCCCCAGATCGCGGTCCTCCGCGACCCGACGACGGGCGGCGGCTGGGCCACCCTCGGCGCGGGCGCCGACGTCATCCTCGCCCTGCCCGGCGCCCAGGTCGGCTTCGCGGGCTCCCGGGTCCGCCCACCGGACGCGGATCCGACGGCGTACACGGCCGAGGCGCAGGTGGCGGCGGGGGCGGCGGACGCGGTGGTGCGGCCGGAGGAACTACGGGAGGTGCTGGGCCGCTGGCTGCGGTTGCTGGCGGGACCGCCCGCCCAGGAGGCCGCGGTACCCCACGCCCTGGGCGCGCACGACCTGCCCGCCACGGGCTGGGACGCGGTTCGCCGCGCCCGCGCACCGCGACGCCCCCGCGCCGAGGCCTACTTGGACGCCTACTTCACCCATCGCGCCCCGATCAGCGGCGACCGCTGCGGGGGCGTCGACACCGAGGGCATGCTCTGCGGCTTCGGCGCGCACGAGGGCCGTACGGTCGCCTACGCCGCCCAGACCGGCACCGCGACCCGCCCGGCCGGCTACCGCACCGCCGCCCGCCTGATCCGCTTCGCGGACCGGCTCGACGTCCCGGTGCTGACACTGGTGGACACGCCGGGCGCCGCCAATGACGCGGCGGCGGAGCGGCAGGGGGCGGGCGCCGCCATCGCCGACCTGTTCGGGGCGGTGGCCGCGGCCCGCGTCCCGATCACGACTGTGCTGATCGGTGAGGGCGGTTCGGGCGGCGCGCTGGCCTTGGCGGCACCGGGCAACACCTGGGCCACGCCGGACAGTTACTTCTCGGTGATCGCACCGGAGTGGGCGGCGGCGATCCTGAAGCGGGGGCCGGAGGAGGTGGAGGCGACGGCGGATCAACTCCGGATCCGGCCGCAGGATCTGGTGGAGCTGGGGGTGATCCGGGGAGTCGTCGAGGGGTAGGGGACCTCCCGGGCCGCCGTTGGGCGCGGCAGGACGGAAACCGGGACAATCCCAACGGCCGTCCGGAACAATGGGCATGCTCGACGGACGACGGTGTGACGGGGGCGTCATGACAGGCCTGAAGGGTGCCGAGTGGCACGCCCGCATCGAGTGCGGGGGCAGGGTGTCCGGGGCGGGCTTCCTGGTGGCCCCGGACAAGGTGCTGACCTGTGCGCATGTCGTCGAGAACAGCGACGTGGGCCCGGTGACCGTGACCTTCCCGCAGCGCCCCGGGGACGCTCCGGTGGCCGCACGGGTCGTGGCGCACGGCGGCTGGGACGGCCGGGTCCACGAACTGGGCGATCTGGCTGTGCTGGAGCTGGACCGCGAGCCGGCCATCGCCCCCGCGTCGCTCGCCCCGGCCGACGTACCGCACGGCGACCGCAAGCTCGTGGCCTACGGGTTCCCGGCCGGGTACGACGACGACGGCACGATCGCCGAGTTCCGTACCGTCGCGGCGCAGTTGCTGATCAGCGGTGAGTGGGTCCAGCTGGAGGCCTGGAGCGGGCACGGCCAGCCACTGGCCGTCGGTTTCAGCGGCGCCGCGGTCACCCTGCTCGACACCGGCCAGGTCATCGGCATGGTCACGGCGGCGGCCGGCGCCCACGGCGTACGCACCGGCCGGATGATGCCCACACACGTGCTGGCCCGCTACTGGCCCGACCTCAGCGCCCTCGTGCCGGTGCCGGGTTCCGGGCACGCGCGGGGAACACCGGGTCAGGGACCGGCGCACGTCGGCGGGGTACCGGGGCGGGACCTCGCGCATCCGTACGGCAGGCCGACCCCGTGCGCCCCCGCCCCGGCCTCCGGCCACCCCGACGGCCCCCGACTGCGCGCCCTGGTGGAGAAGGCCGCCCGGGCCGGCCTCGACTGTGACCCGGTCCGGCTCTACGCCGGCGCGGCCGGGCCGTTCGATCCGTTGCCGCCTGCGGAAGGGTTCGGGTCCTTGTGGTCGGCGGCGTGGTTCGTGCTGTGCGAGGTGGACGACCCGGGCACCGTGACGCGGTTCGCCGACCGGCTCGACGCGCTGCTCACCGCCCCGCCCCCGGCCGAGACCGGCGCCATCCTCGTCGAGCTGGGCCACAGCGGCGCCGGTGACGACCTGGTGCGGGTCGAGGTGTCGGCGTACAGCGCGGGGCGTCGGCATCCGGTCCCCGCGGAGACGGTCCCGAAGGCCCGGCTGTGCGCGTACGTCCAGGACCGTATCGAGGACGCCTTCTGTCATCTGACGCCCGGCGCCGATGAGTTGATCGCCTTCGCGCTGCCCCGCGACTGGCTGGACTGGCCGGTCGACCGCTGGGAGAAGGGTCCCGACGACGCCACCCCGCTCGGCTGCGTCCACCCGGTGGTGGTCACCGACCACGCCCGGCGCAGAACCAGCACCCGGCACATCCTCACCAGCGTCTGGCAGCGCCTGGACTCCCGCACCGGCGCCCGCGTGCACCGCGTCGGGTGTGGCGGCGCCGAGGACCCGAGGAAGCTCCGGCTGGCCTTGCTGCAGTCCGAGGTCTGCCTGGCGGGTTTCGGCGCGACGGCCCGTTCGGCCCGAACCCGCCCGCACTTCGAGGCGTCGCTCACCGCGCCGACGCCGGTGATCGTGTGGTCCCGACGGGGCTGCGACCCGGGGGAGGCCGACTGCGCGGGTAGCCACGACTGCCCCGGTACGGCGTTCCTGGACGCCCTCGACAGACTCGTCTCCTGTGTGCCGCCCGCCGAACTCCCGCGCCGCGTGCTGAGCCTGCGCCAGCACGCCGACGCGGAGGACGACCACTGGGCGCGTGACATCCAGCTCCTGTGGGACGACCCGCGCCGCTTCACCGACCCGCACGCCACGGCCGTACACAGCCGGTCCCCCGTCGCCTGACCCACCCAGGGACCGGACCCGTCAACGGAGAGCAACCGGAGAGAGCGCCCCATGCCGCACTGGTCCGTCTATACCGGCACCAACCAGCCGCACGACGGCATCGCCGAACTGCCCGCCCCACCGCCCTGGCGGGCGTTCGACGGCGGCCCCGCACTGCCGCCGCCCGGCGACACCGACGACGAGGCGGCGGTCTCGCCGGACCGTATGCACCGGGCGAGGACCTACGTGCCGACGCCGGAGAGCGTCCAACTGGTCAACGCCGCGCTGTGCCTGCGCCGCCCGCTGCTGGTCACCGGCCCGCCCGGCACGGGCAAGTCCTCCCTGGCCTACGCGGTGGCCCGGGAACTGCGCCTAGGCCCCGTCCTGCGCTGGAACATCACCAGCCGCAGCACCCTCGCCGACGGCCTCTACCAGTACGACCCGCTGTCCCGCCTGTACGCGGCGCGGCGGGACGACGGTCCCGGCCCCGCCCCTGACGGCATCGAGGACCATCTGCGTCTGGGGCCCCTGGGCACGGCCCTGCTCCCCTACGACCGTCCACGCGCCCTCCTCGTCGACGAGATCGACAAGAGCGACCTCGACCTCCCGAACGACCTGCTGAACATCCTGGAGGAGGGCCAGTACGAGATGCCCGAACTGGTCCGCGCGGCCCGCCACACCACTGACGGCAGCGCCCAGGTCCTGGCCGACGGCACGGACACCCCCGTGCCGGTCCTACGGGGCCGGGTCCGCTGCCGCGCCTTCCCCTTCGTCGTCCTGACCAGCAACGGCGAACGCGAGTTCCCGCCCGCCTTCCTCCGCCGCTGCGTCCGTCTGCGCCTGCGCCGCCCCGAACGGGCCCAGCTCACGGACATCGTCCGCGCCCACCTCGGCGAGCCCGACGCGGAGGCAGAAACCCTGATCACGGAGTTCCTGACCCGCGCCGGCACCGGCGAACTGGCCACGGACCAGCTCCTCAACGCCATCTACCTCACCGGCATCGCGGGCCTGCAGGCCGACTCCCGCGAGAAGCTGGCCGAGCAGCTAATGCCGTATCTGAGCGCGGCGGCCGACGGCGATGGGGTCTGACGGGCGGGGGTCCGCCGTTGCCCGGCTGGCCACCGTACTGGCCGCGGCCACGGGAGCGGACGTATCCCCGGAAGCGGGACCCACGTCCCGCGAACTGGCCGAACTCATCTGGCTGGCCGAGCAGTTGCGAGGTGAGCGGGAGAACGCAGCTCCCGGTCGGCCAGCGCCCACCACCGGTGACCACCCCGAAGACACATCCGGTACACCTGCGGACCCCGCCCCCACCGCCCTGCCACCGCACGCCGGCCCCCAGGACCCCGGGCACCCCCACCGGCCCCCGTCCCCCACCCCACTCCCCCCGACGACCGAATCCCCCTCCACCTCCCGGAGCCCCCGCACCCCGACGCGCCGGGCCCACGCGGCGGCACCCCGCTGCTCGCCCCCGCGCCCCCGATGCTGCCCCAGCCGCTCGCCCTGCAACGCGCCCTGCGCCCCCTCAAGCGCAAGGTTCCCTCGCCTCGCGCCCGGCTCCTCGACGAGCACGCCACCGCCGACCGGATCGCCCGGCTCGGTGCGCGCCCCGACGTCTGGCTCCCGGTGCTGCGCCCGGCGCCGGACCGCTGGCTGCGCCTGAACCTGGTGTACGACGCGGGCCCCACGATGCCCGTCTGGCGCCCCTTGGTGCGCGAACTGCACACCGTGCTCGCCCAGTCAGGCATCTTCCGCACGGTCACCGCACACCGCGCCACCCCCGACGGCCGCGCCCACCAGGTCCCGGCACTGGCCGACGGCCGCACGGTCACCCTGATCGTCAGCGACTGCATGGGCCCGCAATGGCGGCCCGGCCCGGCGGGCGACCGCTGGTACCGGACCCTGCGCCGCTGGGCGGCCCGCATGCCCCTGGCCGTCGTACAGCCACTGCCCGAACACCTCTGGCACACCACGGCCCTGCCCGCCGCCCCGGGCCTGCTCACGGCCCCGACGGCGGCGGCGCCTTCGGCCGCGCTCACCTTCACGCCGTACGACGCACACGAGTCCTACGATCGCGCCGTCCCCCTCCCCGTCCTGGAACCGGCCCCGGCCTGGCTAGCCAACTGGGCCGCCCTGATCGCCGCGCCGGGCGGCGGCCACGCACCCGGCGCCCTGGCCTGGCTGGCGCCCGCGCCGCTGCCGCCGACCGAACCGGCCCCCGACATCGCCGCGTTGCCCGCGCAGGACCTGGTGCTGCGCTTCCGGGCGACCGCGTCCCCGGAAGCCTTCCGCATCGCCGGTCATCTCGCCCTGGCCAACCCGTCCCTGCCGGTGATGCGCCTCGTCCAGCGCGCCTTGGACCGCGGCCCCCGCCCCCAGCACCTGGCCGAGATCATCCTGAGCGGCATGCTGACGGCGGCTCCTGGGCCGCCGGGGTCGTACGAGTTCCGTCCAGGGGTGCGGGAGCTGCTGCTGCGGTCGCTGCCGCGTACGGCGCGGACACGGACCCGTGAATTCCTCGCCCGGGTCGGCGGGTTGATCGACGAAGAGGCGGCCGTCAGGCCGGGTGAGTTCCGGGCACAGGCGCGAGGAGGCGACGGTTCGGGAGGTGGGGGTGCCGCCTTCGCGACGGTCAGGGAGGAGACGGTACGGCGGCTGGGCGGAGGTGTGGAAGAGGAGCTCTTCGCCGGTCGGTATCGGCTGCTGGGGCAGCGGGGGCCCAGTCAGCGCATGTGGGCGGCCGTCGACGTATGGACCGACCTGCCGGTGGTCGTGCACCGCTATCCGGTCCAGGCGGCCCCGCAGGAGCGGTTCCTGCGGGAGGCGCGGGCGCTGGCGGAGCTGCAGCATCCGAACGTGGTGCGCGTGCTGGACTTCGGCTCGGAGGGTGAACGGCCTTATCTGGTCGCCGAGTTCGTGGACGGCGTCACCCTGGCCGAACTGCAGCTGGGCAGCGGACCGGGGGTCTCCTTCCGGGTGTTCGCCCAGCTGGTGGCGGATGTCGTGCCCGCGCTGGAGGCACTGCACGAGCGCGGCCTGGTGCGCGGGCAGGACGGCTGGGACGGTCTGCTGCTGCGGCCGGACGGGTCGGTGGTGCTCAGCAGGTTCGCGCTGGGGGAACAGTCGGAGGCGCACGACGAGAGGTCGGACCTCCTCCTGTTCAGGTCGCTGCTAAGGGACTTGGCCGCGCACAGCCCGGTCAGCCCGCCGTTCCAGCGGATGATGGCGGAACTGACGCGGGGCAAGGATCCGGCAGCCGCCGTTCGGCGGCTGCCGCCCTCGGCCGGCTTCGCACGGGCGAGGGGTGAGATGGAGGCAGACCGCCTCCGCGTCACGATGCTCGGCCCGTTGAACATCAGGCGCGCCGGCCGGTTCCTCACCCTCCCTCCCCCGGAGGCTCAGGCCCTGCTGTGCATGTTGCTGCTCAAGCAGGGCCGCCGTGTCGGCTTCGACACCCTAGCCGAGGGACTGTGGGAGCAGCCTCCGTCGGGAATCCAGGCGCTGAGCCGCCTTCGCGATGTGGCGACGGACCTACGGCTGTGCCTCGGCCCCGGCACCCTCGCCGAACTCCTCGACGGCTATGCCCTGCACCTGCCGGGCGACTACATCGACGTGCACCACTGCGAGGAACTGGTCGCCCACCGCACCGACGACCTGCCCCTGGCCGCCCAACGCTCCCTGGTCCAGGATGCCTTGAGCCTGTTCCACAGCGACCCCCTGCTCGGCATCCCCGGCCCCGCCGCGAAGGCCACCCGCGCCCGGCTGCGCGCCCTGCGCCTCAGCCTGTGCGCCACCCGAGCCGAACTCGACCTGGAGCTGGGCGACTTCGAACAGGCGACAACCGATCTCACCGCCCTCGTCCGTGCCCACCCGGATCACGACGACTTCCGTCGGCTGCACATCCTGGCGCTGAAGGGGATGGGGCGCATCGCGCAGGCCATCGAGGCGTACGAGTCCTACGAGGAGTACCGGGAACGGCAGTACGGCGCCCCCATCGCGCCGGGCACCCTGCAAGAGCTCTACCACGAACTGCGCGCCGTCCCCCGCCCGACGATCGCCCTC contains the following coding sequences:
- a CDS encoding acyl-CoA synthetase, whose translation is MSSLFPALTGAPAERAALRFGDRSLTYGEAGAAAGALAARIGGAGRVAVWATPALETAVAVLAALQAGVAAVPLNPRSGEKELGHILSDCAPQVVLAAAGDELPSALGDLERVDVDVHATGPRPLPSPSASGEDPALIVYTSGTTGPPKGAVIPRRAVAHTLDALADAWQWTGEDVLVHGLPLFHVHGLVLGILGPLRRGGSVRHLGRFSTEGVARELNEGATMVFGVPTMYHRIAQALPEEPGLAQALGKARLLVSGSAALPVHDHERITAATGQRVVERYGMTETLMNTSVRADGEPRAGTVGLPLPGVELRLVEEDGTPITSYDGETVGEIQVRGPNLFTEYLNRPDATTAAFTQDGWFRTGDMAVRDPDGYVRIVGRKATDLIKSGGYKIGAGEIENALLEHAGVREAAVTGEPDADLGERIVAWIVPADPQSPPAAEELADHVAARLAPHKRPRKVHYLDALPRNDMGKIMKRALTHD
- a CDS encoding carboxyl transferase domain-containing protein; its protein translation is MTERRLSAREVIARLADDSTFTELPNPERQSGPDGPLSWQGYGASRARAAERTGEEESVVCGTASVAGTRAVLLAFEFGFLGGSLGERTGDRLEAAYAYARAHRLPVVPLVATGGSRMQEGMVALTQLQRVARQSALTREAGLPQIAVLRDPTTGGGWATLGAGADVILALPGAQVGFAGSRVRPPDADPTAYTAEAQVAAGAADAVVRPEELREVLGRWLRLLAGPPAQEAAVPHALGAHDLPATGWDAVRRARAPRRPRAEAYLDAYFTHRAPISGDRCGGVDTEGMLCGFGAHEGRTVAYAAQTGTATRPAGYRTAARLIRFADRLDVPVLTLVDTPGAANDAAAERQGAGAAIADLFGAVAAARVPITTVLIGEGGSGGALALAAPGNTWATPDSYFSVIAPEWAAAILKRGPEEVEATADQLRIRPQDLVELGVIRGVVEG
- a CDS encoding trypsin-like peptidase domain-containing protein is translated as MTGLKGAEWHARIECGGRVSGAGFLVAPDKVLTCAHVVENSDVGPVTVTFPQRPGDAPVAARVVAHGGWDGRVHELGDLAVLELDREPAIAPASLAPADVPHGDRKLVAYGFPAGYDDDGTIAEFRTVAAQLLISGEWVQLEAWSGHGQPLAVGFSGAAVTLLDTGQVIGMVTAAAGAHGVRTGRMMPTHVLARYWPDLSALVPVPGSGHARGTPGQGPAHVGGVPGRDLAHPYGRPTPCAPAPASGHPDGPRLRALVEKAARAGLDCDPVRLYAGAAGPFDPLPPAEGFGSLWSAAWFVLCEVDDPGTVTRFADRLDALLTAPPPAETGAILVELGHSGAGDDLVRVEVSAYSAGRRHPVPAETVPKARLCAYVQDRIEDAFCHLTPGADELIAFALPRDWLDWPVDRWEKGPDDATPLGCVHPVVVTDHARRRTSTRHILTSVWQRLDSRTGARVHRVGCGGAEDPRKLRLALLQSEVCLAGFGATARSARTRPHFEASLTAPTPVIVWSRRGCDPGEADCAGSHDCPGTAFLDALDRLVSCVPPAELPRRVLSLRQHADAEDDHWARDIQLLWDDPRRFTDPHATAVHSRSPVA
- a CDS encoding AAA family ATPase, which produces MPHWSVYTGTNQPHDGIAELPAPPPWRAFDGGPALPPPGDTDDEAAVSPDRMHRARTYVPTPESVQLVNAALCLRRPLLVTGPPGTGKSSLAYAVARELRLGPVLRWNITSRSTLADGLYQYDPLSRLYAARRDDGPGPAPDGIEDHLRLGPLGTALLPYDRPRALLVDEIDKSDLDLPNDLLNILEEGQYEMPELVRAARHTTDGSAQVLADGTDTPVPVLRGRVRCRAFPFVVLTSNGEREFPPAFLRRCVRLRLRRPERAQLTDIVRAHLGEPDAEAETLITEFLTRAGTGELATDQLLNAIYLTGIAGLQADSREKLAEQLMPYLSAAADGDGV
- a CDS encoding SAV_2336 N-terminal domain-related protein, with protein sequence MRYTCGPRPHRPATARRPPGPRAPPPAPVPHPTPPDDRIPLHLPEPPHPDAPGPRGGTPLLAPAPPMLPQPLALQRALRPLKRKVPSPRARLLDEHATADRIARLGARPDVWLPVLRPAPDRWLRLNLVYDAGPTMPVWRPLVRELHTVLAQSGIFRTVTAHRATPDGRAHQVPALADGRTVTLIVSDCMGPQWRPGPAGDRWYRTLRRWAARMPLAVVQPLPEHLWHTTALPAAPGLLTAPTAAAPSAALTFTPYDAHESYDRAVPLPVLEPAPAWLANWAALIAAPGGGHAPGALAWLAPAPLPPTEPAPDIAALPAQDLVLRFRATASPEAFRIAGHLALANPSLPVMRLVQRALDRGPRPQHLAEIILSGMLTAAPGPPGSYEFRPGVRELLLRSLPRTARTRTREFLARVGGLIDEEAAVRPGEFRAQARGGDGSGGGGAAFATVREETVRRLGGGVEEELFAGRYRLLGQRGPSQRMWAAVDVWTDLPVVVHRYPVQAAPQERFLREARALAELQHPNVVRVLDFGSEGERPYLVAEFVDGVTLAELQLGSGPGVSFRVFAQLVADVVPALEALHERGLVRGQDGWDGLLLRPDGSVVLSRFALGEQSEAHDERSDLLLFRSLLRDLAAHSPVSPPFQRMMAELTRGKDPAAAVRRLPPSAGFARARGEMEADRLRVTMLGPLNIRRAGRFLTLPPPEAQALLCMLLLKQGRRVGFDTLAEGLWEQPPSGIQALSRLRDVATDLRLCLGPGTLAELLDGYALHLPGDYIDVHHCEELVAHRTDDLPLAAQRSLVQDALSLFHSDPLLGIPGPAAKATRARLRALRLSLCATRAELDLELGDFEQATTDLTALVRAHPDHDDFRRLHILALKGMGRIAQAIEAYESYEEYRERQYGAPIAPGTLQELYHELRAVPRPTIALEADGLSEHPEAHHALGRAAERLLSTALRQDQYEVLPRDNGYVVLTEPDAAVLPMVSAALLQLPVMLATLADPPGFRVTFWHTPWIASADESAVPSDVRTALESIAADITVVVSPELHAELSSLSAFLPLHRDTPGSAPIAWYCPLSRRATDPQSAPRGLVRGPFIAPDLTVLRSDPGRSAIVHTQPDGPLTILDPARPWGRLRPRNVTYYEVDLTTHQATHQVNLPSSGAGSFAASVDLSWHVAAPVAFVRGETTHVANALLDHFLSEAFRITRRHPLHRAGAAQQAVEAGVRGWPVPGLSVSCSVRLTAGAQPTPTPPRPSPGTPSPLADLVRPADYLLLGFEGPLTRPFSAKAARSAALDLLSLAVDHRDPEDTPTGRPLTGDSGGPIPLQEELVHPLDVLRAFADSSIAPLLRDRLDQLELRAVVASRPTPQAADLVRALHGSGRRVAVVTNFCVQAVHRHLDFLELPLTAVHGRGRLLMPDAECLRLALNHFSRSATGLLVSSTAAEVTAARQLGIPVIGYADSPATERRLRKAGCDTIVDSLRPLLEAARSL